The Leishmania mexicana MHOM/GT/2001/U1103 complete genome, chromosome 29 DNA window GGGTGCCGCGATCTTCAACTACAGCAAGATGCACGAAtacacagaggaggagatgaaCCTGCCTCATGATCCCAGTGCTGTGGAGGAGCCACCTGTCACGGACcccgcgccggcagcagtgcCTGGGGCCCGTCGTCAGCGCGACtacgacggcagccgcgaccCACGTGACGAGCGTggcgcgcgcgaggcggagcacGGTCGCGATGCCCCGTTGcccccgccgcgccgcgcgcggcACGAGCGGGAGGCCAAGGAGCCGTCCAACGTGTTGTGGGTCGGCAACCTCGTCCCGTACATCACGAATGAGAAGCTGACGGAGGTGTTCGAGGTGTTCGGCCCCATTTCGAGCGTCTCCCGTCTTGGCCGCTCGAACATGGCCTTCCTGCACTACGAAACGGTCGAACAGTGCACGATGGCCATTGAGACGATGAAGGGCAGACCGATTGAGGGGGTCATGCTAAGCTTGAACTACGGCCATGACGCCCAACATGCAAGCGATgcagcgggcggcagcggcgctggcgcagagGGACCGGCAGGGATGGCCGGTCACAGTTACAGCAATGTccccctcaccgccgacggcATCCCTGTCAACGAAACGCCAACGAACATCATCTACCTCGGCCATCTCCCCACCGATACGGATGCTAAGGACGTTGAGGATCTGTTTGCACCTTACGACGGCTTCATCTTCAGCAAGTTCGTTTCCAGCAACGGGATCGGCTTTGGTCACTTCGACACTATCGACTCGTCCCGGGTGGCGCGCGCAGGGCTGACCAACGCCATGATCAAGGGGACACCGATCCGTGTGAGCTTTGGCAAGCACAACCACACATACACCATGGCCGATCGGCGCCGTATCGGTGAGCCAGCCCTGGACaatggcggtggcgagtTCAACTTGGATGCCATGATGCGCGGCCCCGGTGCGCAGTTGgacggcaccaccggcgctcTTGTGGCTGGCAGCTacggcggcggggcgggTGCCGGTGGGGCGTTGGTGCTACCGGCGatgggcggtggcgctgctggtggcggcatTGGGGGCGCAGACACTAACGTGTATGCCCGCAAGCGCGAGGTGCCGGAGATGAACATGGACAACCGCCTTCAGTCACTGTTGGGCAGTACGTATAACAACTGTGGTGCCAGGGGCCTCGAGATCAGCCCGAGCCAGATCCAGGCAGTGTGCCAGCTCGTCGACAACTGCGCCAGCGAGTCTGCGTGCGAGACACTCCGGCAAGCGCTCATGCTCTACTCCCCGCTGCGCTCCGTCCACGTCTTCAACGTCGTGGCGAAGCGCATGAAGGAGTTCCCTGATGACCCACACAAGCGCCTCTTTGTCTTGTACGCCGTGACGCACGTGCTGCTTGGCGTGTCCACTGAGTATGTACCCTTCACAGAGGCAGTGCTCAACGCCTATCTcatggtgctgctggcggcgagTGAGGGGCAGACAAGCAGCGGCATGGATCGCCTGACATTCATCATAGAAAGCTTTCAGCAGCACCCGTTCATCGAGAAGAAGTCCAACGCCGGCAAGGAGTACGAGGAGCAGTTTCGGGCACAGCTGGACGAGATCACCAACCGCGCGAAGGCCGAGCAGGATCTGCGCTCGCTGGCgacacgccgccgccgccgcaactgATCAAGGTGGGGCACCTGTCCCCCTCCTAATCCCGCTTGTCTCATCGGCGGTTGTCGGTTCACTCCATCTCCGCGTCCTGTCCGTGCCTTTTCTATGTCTGTAAGTGCGCATGTTGGCGTGCGCGAGTCTAAGCGGCATTTCGGTTGTTTCCTTTAGCTGTGTGCTTtggctccctctcccccaggGGCATCTGCcaccgtctctctttctccccctttcACTGCGCCTGTGCCGGCGTGCTTGCGTTTCCGTCGTCCACAGAGTTCGCgatccctccccctcccatgaTGATGTGAAGACGGACGTAACCGAGAGCCTCGTGGCATGCTTTGTGTGGCGCACCGTGCCCGtgcgttttgtgtgtgtgtgtgtgtgagagagagagactccTTTTGTGGTGTACTTCGCTCTTTTCCCGGCCGGCCGCCCCGCCCTCGCTCTATTTCATGTGACGGCCTCCTCGAGtttgctcctcctctttttacccccttcccccctgtgcacacacgcacacacgcggatGAGCAACGGCAGCCGATAAAACGACGTAAAAAAGAAATGATCgccaacgaaaaaaaaatgtgaGAGCGCGAGGCATGCGAACCCGAGTGGAGGTATTCGGGCGAAGGACTTTTGTTTTAgttgtgcacacacacgaaggcAGCCAGCACATGacttcccttttttttctccctaCTTTTCCCTCTTGCCGCTCTCTGCTCTTGCCCGCCTTCACGCTCTGCTGCGGAACTGCCGCCCAAGCACTCACCAGATGCACCacatcaccacctcctcgctcctcctcctccccctcttctctctcggtGCCACTCAACAGCATGTCGTTTGTATTCTATTTTGCACCGCTCCTTTCCGTTCTTTCGATTTagtctctcccccctcccgccacctGTTGCCATTCACCGTCTGCGATGCCGGGGCTGtgcacgtctctctctctctcgctccctgcttctctccctttcctcaTGCCCATCCCCCATCCCACTGAACCGTCATGCCACCACACCATTGGTGCATCGcgcgaggaagggggggggaccgCACGGAGAACAGAAGAAGGCCAAGGAGCCCACCGCCGTGCGTCTCTGTGTCTTCGCCGGTGCCTGCTCTCGATTCATCTTTACAAGCTCTCTTTCTTTCCCCGTCTGTGCCTGACATTCCTGCTGCATTCGTGATTCTCGCCCAATGTGTCCTTCCTCTTCTCTATCGCCGTTGTCCCTcggccgtcgtcgccgttgtctcttctcctcttcctccaaTCCTCCACCTACTGCAAACAGGAAACAAGCAAGCTGTCTGCGGCAGACGTGGCGTCGTcccgcggtggcgcggcagacgTGCACAGTAGAAACTGCGCGCTGCCTAGCCTTCATGTGCACCGCAGGCTCGCTCCCTATCTTCCTCTTCACAGACCCTCAGCACCAacatcctcctccctccccgtcaCACGTTGATCGTATGCATTGGGCGTCACGGCGTATTCGTGTGCTTGATAGGCATAAAAGGAGTACGGTGTGCACAGAGGCATACACGTATACGTGCATGCATAGTTGTGCATGAATGGAGCACCGCAGGGCCATTTCTTCGGGGACGCGCCTGTCCGCTCTCACTCCCACGGCTGTGATGGCACCCAGCCTcgcaccctctcctctgctcccGCTTTTTGCTTACTATTCGCAGTCCAAGTATGGTTAATCGTGGCACTTCGAACTCTCCTTCTCGATAGAGGTTGTTGCCATCAAGGCCGTACGAGATGCACAGGTGTCGTGGTGCGATGCATGTGGGTCCGTTGTTGTCGATACTGTGGAGCTCTCAGCACATTGCTCACTGCCTTTTCAGCCTTCTAGTTGGCGtgctcacgcgcacacctACGCAGGCATTcaaggagagaaaaaaggatTCGTTACCGCTTTTTTGTGCGCACGAGAGGagttccccccccctcacacacacacgcgcacaggcaccgGGAACAGGCAGCTTTCACCAACCAGCTTCTCATCTCCGCAAAGGACTGGCGCGCCATCATGCGCTCCAGTTCTGGTCAACATAGATGAACTGAAGTCAAAGTGAAGAGCGAGAATCGGAACACGTTGGTGGTGCCAtacctctcctcctctttccccACGCGCCTGCACAGACCACAGTGGGAAAGGTGGACATCTCTCTTGGATGATGCACCGCTTGCGTTGTCCCTTTGCGTGTGTCGGggctctctgtgtgtgtgcatgtatgcgcgtgtctgtctgtgtggtgGCGCGGTGGTTGTAAACGCTGCATCAGTACAGCGACATCATCTTGCCGAGTGGTGATGCCTGCTGGCGATGCCAGCAAGAGTCTCTTACTATTATCTGCCCGACCCTTTCATGTTGTCCGTAAgtcggaggggagggaggatgaGGGGACCACGCAGCGGAGTGCTGTGCCACTTTTCCCTTCTTGCTTTGCGGTGCTCAGCTTTAACCAACCAGCTTCGTATCTTGGCAGCTGAGGCTTGCGAGTACGCAGCTGCCGAACTCTTCTGTAGATACTGGAAGTCAAAGTAAAGAGCAAGACGGGATGTGTCTACGCTGGAGAGTTGCGCATGCGGTTATGTGGCTGCTCGTGAAGGCGATGACAGAGTTCACAGGAGGAATGCTCGATGGACACGCTGCATCAGTACAGCGACATCACCTTACCGAGTGGTGATGCCTGCTGGCGATGCCAGCAAGATTGCGTGGTATGTGCGGTGCTCGCGGTGTACTTGCGTTAcgtatgtgtgcatgtaaACTTTGTGCGCATGCTGCGCTGTGGATGTGTCTGCGCCTTGCATGGACCATTTGAGACACGCGAGGCGAGAGGAAGGCGAAAATGATGGAGGACGCAACCAAATGCGGTGCGTAGGTATAGTCGTCGACgggtgcacacgcatgcggGCACACCTGCAGTCTGCTgacacacactcacacaccgAGAGATGCACTACCACCGTCATACCGTTGATGATCAACTTTATGTTTTTGCGAGCTCAATCGGAGCGCTCTCCTGAAGTTTGACCTGTCGTATCGGAACCCTTTAACTCTGGCGtacggcgtgtgcgtgcacgtatatgtgtatgtgtgtctcccTCAGTCTCTGCTGGGGGACCTGCAAGCATGAGCGGGCGGCTGATCAGAGCGACTAGAACTTGTACACCTCCCTGGAGGCGATGAAAGGcacagcgcgtgcgtgtgtgatgcTGCGCATTGCTCCCTCTTCAGAGAGGACCATCGTTGGCCTGGTTGTGCTACACTGGTGAATGTCAGGAAAAGTAGGAAGAGGGGGGCACGTCGAGGCAGGGCtcgcgtggtgctgcgcctgctgctaCTCCCATTGcgcgcggctgtggtggtgttgtgtgtgtgtgtctcttgCTTTTCTATAAGTGGTGTGCCGCGCATAATACGTCGGCGGGCGTTGCCACGCGTACTTTGAAGCCCAGAAGACACGCAGTAGCGACAAAGAAGGCCGAGCCGGATAGGGGCGGCTGACGAAACTGCCAAAGGGAGGctaggagggggagagagaggtcgACTCCGACCGCTTTAAAGTTTTTTGTTTGGACGAAAtcgcgtatgtgtgtgtggcgcctggCGCCAGCTCAGCCCACTCTGCTGTCTACACAACGGCCCCAATTTTATTTTTCGTGTGGTCGGAATCATTCTCTGGCTTcacgccaccccctcctcgcaAAGGGACGCGCTCTCCTTCCCGTCCGCTTGCCACTGTGACGGCTTGCGCAGGGAACGAGCAACGGAAGAAGCGCTCACATCTGCCagtcccccctctcccacccacaTGCGCGGTCTCCTGCTCACACctcacctccacctcttcctcctcctccgtctctctcgctccctcaCTCTGCACGCGTCACGCGGGCGCATCGTGTCTCATGGGACTGGGGAGTTTGCCCACGCGCTTCACAGCCAAAACGGGAAAGCCGAACGAACAAACGAACGATACGAAACGACCATCAACGCCAACTTACCACAAGCGAAAGAGGTAGCGGGAAGGACGAGGCGAACCAGGGACGGGAAAACTGGTGTGTTGCTGCCCTTACTGTCAGCGACTGCCTGGGGGTACCCTCCgtgggtgcgcgcgtctgtcgTTTGAGGTTGTCCACACGTCTTACGAGTGAGTGTTCCTCGCTGTCTTGGGTGTgcgcgctccctctccctctcttgcctTTGGTGTGCCTTGTCTTGCGTCTGTCAACACTGCAGCGACGAGAGCCACGAAGGGACGGAACCgagaagaaaacaacaacggaAAGCGCGAAAAAGGGAGcaacacgcagacacacacccacgcacacacgcacactgaACCTTATATCTTCCGCAGTAAGCACAGCGTGCCTTTTCTCAGTCACTACCtgtttcctcctcctcctcccccctccttcaaCGGACACCGTGCAACGGGCACTGCGCATACACGTGCTGCGACGAACTGCTTCAGTGTGACtgtcttcgttttctttgttgttgtggtgcgtgtgtgttttcaTTCTCGGCCCATTGAACCGCGACTCGCGCTTGTCCCAGGCACACCAGTCGTCCTACTTCCTCCACACGCCCGCCTAACCAATACTCTCTCCACACAGACGACGCGATGTTCAACAACCAAGAGAAGAAGGGCGCGAAGCAGGCCGTCAGCACCAAGGCTGGTGCGGAGCGTCGCCAGCGTCAGCTCATGTCAGTGCGCCACAGGGTTCACGGGGAGGTGATGAAACTCCTGCGCGCCGAGGGTCAGGATGACATTGATATGCTTGGTGGTAACGGCACTGCCGCGCAGGCGTCCAACCCAGAGGATGTCTGGTCTTACGACGCCAGGTCGACACCCGCTTCGGTGCCCCTGCAGCTTCTCCCTACCCTCGTGAACATGTGCATGAACGGGCCTACAGACCGCGAGGTGTTTCAGGGCACATTGCTGATCCGCAAGATCCTCTCCGTCGAGAAGGACCCACCATACGATGTCGTGACATCGAGCGGTGTTGTGCCGCACTTGGTGAActtgctgcagcgcgaggaCTACCCGGAGCTGCAGTTTGAGTCGGCCTGGGCCCTGACCAACATCGCTGCAGGCACGTCGGAGAACACGATGATGCTCGTCGCCTGTGGTGCCATTCCGCGCTTCGTCGCGCTGCTGGGGTCGCCAAACGCGGACTGCCGCGATCAGAGCGCGTGGGCCATCGGTAACCTTTCCGGTGAGGGCGCCGCCTGCCGTGACGAGGCGCTGAGCCACGGCGCCATGGTCGCCCTGCTTAATGTGCTGAGCGTGAAGGAACAGCCGATTCACGTTCTGCGCAACGCCACATGGGCCGTGTCGAACTTGTGCCGCTGCaagccactgccgccgctggagcgAGTGGCAAtcgcgctgccgacgctggTCGATCTCCTCAACAGCTCCGATGACCAGCTCATTGTGGATGCTGCATGGGGTATTTCGTACATCAGCGACGGACCTGCGGAGCgtgtgcaggcggtgctcgAGGCCGGCGCTGTTCCGCGCATTGTGCAGCTCCTGTCCGTCCCGAGCACGAACGTGAAGCTGCCGGCAATTCGCATCATCGGCAACATCGCCGCCGGTACGGACGAGCAGACGCAGGTTATCATTAACAGTGGTGCTCTGCCGGCCATggctgagctgctgcgccacccgaagcgcgcgctgcgcaaggaGACGTGCTGGACCATCTCTAACATCGCGGCCGGCCAGCCTTACCAGATCGAGGCGCTCGTGAATTCGAACGTTTGCATCCCCATCTTGGAGTGTCTTAGCGCGCCAGAGCTTGATGTGAGGAAGGAGGCCGTGTGGACCATTGCGAATATCACCTTCTGCGGCTCAGTGGCGCAGGTGAAGTACCTCGTCAACATCGGCGTCATCCCACCACTGTGTGAGACGCTGCGCACGTACGACCCGAAGATCGTGACGGTCGctctggaggcggtgcagtgTTTCCTGCAGGTCGGCGAGGATGAGAAGACGTCGGGCGGCACGGAGGAGAACATTGTAGCGAAACAGGTGAtggactgcggcggcgtagACTCCATCGAGCAGCTTCAGACGCACGCTGACAAGAACGTGTACAGCATTGCGCTTCAGATCCTCGAGACCTTCTTCACgacggaggacgaggcgggcCCGATGGGCGATGCTATGGGCGCCGACATGGTGGACTTTGCGCAGGGCAACCCTaacgccggcagcggtcaGTTCAACTTCTAAACGAAAAAGTAGGAACCCGTGCGTGGGTGGCTCTTGAGGTGAGTGGCGGGCGTGTCCGAacacgaaaaagaaacggaGTGCAACACGCCCTcacgcagagaagagaaaagCGCTCGCTTgagtgggagagagagggagggggatggtggtggtggtgcggagggaggagacgAGAGGATGGGGAGGCACTCCGTCACACGGCTTCCCTCCGGTTTTCCTATTCTAGAATGCGGTTGATGTCTAGCCGCCTGACcggtttttcttttgtttgttttccgTTCCGTTTCTTTGTGTTCGCTGGTGGCGTTTCGTGCTGGTCCACGTCCCTGTCGACGATGGTGTCGCCGATGTTGCTGTGGGCCTCCGTTTGGGTTTCGCACTCCTTTTCCTGCCCCCCTTTCGATCATCTAGTCTGTGAGAGGGAGATCGTAGAGAATGCGCAGAATCGGAgaggcacacgcgtgtgcctcTCCGATTGTGTACGCGGGCAGTGGGGATGGAGAAGGGACCACGTACCGCGACATGAGGGTCGCCGTACGTCCCCGCCGTTGATCCCGCGACAAAGCCGGTGGACTTCTTCAGCGGCGAGTGGGGCAGGGGGGGGAATCAAGTGAGGCTCTCTGTGGGCGGCAGATGCACAGACGGATGGCGAAGAAGGAGGTCCAGAGTGCGCCTCGCAGGACAACGCGTTGATTGAAACTCATGTGACGGTTTAATGTGCGTCGGTGGAGGGCCGTGAAGCcgaggaaaaaaaggcgacGAAAACCGTGGGGGTGGCGGTTGGGTGAAGTGCGTTGTCATGAGACCGCGAAGGAAAGGGGGGATATATgtatagagagagggaggatgCTGGTGTGTTGTGGTTGTCTGACCGCTTATGTCTTGCACCACTTTCTTTTAtgctggtgtgcgtgcgggcgcatccaccaccaccctcctcctcggtgctTTCGTCTCtcacactctctctccctctctccgtctctttCATATTTTTCCcggctttttttttgtcgtcggcttccttcccttttccATTCGATGCGCATTTTTTCCGCTGGCTGTCGTGGCGCTAAAgtctcgcctcccccctctcccttcccctttctcGCACCGCTAGGGAGGAACGCACGTGggcaaggaaaaaaaacgtaaAAAGAGGACCTGCCAGTGCTGCGTTAGCCGTCCCATTTACGGGGCGCTGTTGTTCTGTGTTGGCGCGTTGCTGTCCATtaagtgtgcgtgtgtgtgtccgtggcgtctgttttctctcttttttaCTTCGCTGCAACTCGGCTCGTGCTCGTCCTGAgggcgtgtttgtgtgtgttcggTTGTGATCGTAAGTGCCTTCTAAAGTAGCCTTTATTGGGTATacccctccgtctcctcaccccccctccgccccgccCTGCCTCTCCGTTTCCGCCCCACAGTCTTTTCCTATTCCTCACGGAGgatgtgtatgcgtgtgtgtgtggggagggaggggaggcgggaggCGGGGCCGCAGACAATCACGCATACAGAAGATCCTCCCACTGAGGGAGCGACAGATAGTCCGACGgttggagagggagaggggcatgCGCGCGGGTGCGTTTGTTTGCTTGGATGCatgaatatatatatatatatatgtacggTGCGGTCTATTCAGGTACATGCCAATGTGTATACGGCTCTTTGTGCTGTCTGTGATATCATCTTTTCGTTTtgtgctcccctccctttcctctccctctctgtctgcctCTCATGTTGTCTCCGTAGTATAACAGGCGAACTTCTTCCCCCACGGCcaacagacagacacaccacacacacacacacacacacacacacgcacgcacatgcacatacaGACGCGCACATACGCACAAGAGGAAAGCTGGCAGAGCCTCGAACTCCATGAGAGCGTCGCCATGACGTTGCTGATGTCGGGAGTGTGTCGGCGACAGCGAAGaaacacaagaaaaaaaatcaaAAGAATCCTAGCAATAATAGCAAAGAATGCCATCACTGGCTATCTTCGGCAGGCTGTTACTGTGATGATCGCGGCGATGGTGTCGTTGGCCGTTAGTGCTGTGGGGactgggggagggaggattTCGCAAGATCTGCCTGCATTTTATGTCGCACATGGACGCCTTCCTCCTCAGGCCATGACGTCAATGCGGTACGTAGGCGCCCACGTCCACACCAAAGGGAAGATACTCTTCACTGGCAGCAGGCCTATTGTCGTTGCCACCAGGCTCTTCACGTCTCGCTTGTGGTTATTCATTTTTTCTATCTTAAGGGACCGTACTCTTTGCCTACACTTCCCTCTCATTTTACCCGTACTCTgcaccccccctctctccccctcccttacacgcactcgcacgcaccaATCCTCAGAAGTGGCGGAGGCCAGCAAAGAACGACAGTCGTgctgctccccctcctgaCCACTACTTTGCGTTCTTCTCTTCACTGtcgttgtgtgcgcgctcagccaccgcacacacacacacacatacacagtctgccttctttttttttcctcacAGAAAAGGGATCCTTAGGTATGGCGCACGGCATCCTTCACATTGTGCGCAAGGTGCGCACCTTCAGCTTCACGGCGAGTTGCCGCAGTCACCCGTTTGCTTGGTACGCGGGCCTCTGCTGCGTGCTGTTCAGCTGGGCCAACTACGCCCAGTACAAGCGACTCGCGCCAATGTTTCCCAAGTATGAGCGGTACCTAACGGAGGAAGGTGGCCGCATgctggaggcgaagcggcaggAGCTTGCGGAGGTGAGCCGGTACAACAACATGGTGGATACAATGCGGAGGGACCTCGCTGGCAAGTGATCAGATGGAGCGTCGGTATCCGTGGAGCAGTGGAGTGAGTGCTGCGCCGGTGTTTTGCGCGCAgggcgaagaagaaaactAAGAGGAGAACAGATccgcggtggcagtggcgctACACGACCCGGCTCCTGCCACAATGATTTGGCCACTGTGCGCTCGCCTCCACCACACGAGGTGTTCGCTGctgctttttcttttgttgtgcCCATCAGGATGTTgatgctggtgccgctgaGGCGCGTAGGAGAGAGAGCTAATATGCACAGgcgtgtgctgtggtgctgAAGCCGACACTTGCATGCCTTCCCGCAAGCAAACCGGCACGGTCGTAGCGCGACTGGGAGTGGGGGGAAGGGTGATTGGGTCTCTCTCAAGACCTCCCCGATGCGTGCAATTGGCGTTGTGAGGGGCTTCAGTTTGCACCAAGGAAACGCTCGAAGAGAGTGGGGCACGCCCAGACCGTCGTACCGTGCCCTCTCGTGGGCACCACATCACTTATGCAGCAGGGCTGGGTGATGGCACTGTGGTGCTCATTTTGGTTGAGATTTTCTTGAATCCGTTCTCCCCGGGTACTCCCTCGCGCTTTCTTCGTCATGCTGATCACATGTAGACACAAAGGACGCGTTCTCCAGCATTCTGCTGTCGCTCGGTCTCGTTAGGCAAGAGATAGAAcgtgcggtgtgtgtgtgtgtgtgtgtgtgtgtgtgtctgctgctgcgccatgCTCTCCGTACATTCCGtttctttctccctctcgtctCTCCTCTGTCTTGCACTTCTTCAGCCCAGGCATCGAAGTGAGGGGCTGAGTTGCACCGGCATAGATTCGCGTGCGCTTGACGGGCAGGGAGTCAAGCCAAGAGGGCGTACATAGGAGGTGACGCCGCCCTTTTCTTGTGTGGTGAGTACAAGAGAAGCGCACAAGCGCCTTTCCTCTTACTAGCAAGCGGCGACTTACATTAGCTACCGGCGCACACTGGGAAACATGCGACTCAGATCGCTTCGCGAGCTTGTCGTGCTCTTCGacacgcagctgcagcagctgaccCTGCTATACCTCGCAGACGGATTCTTTGCGCTGCACACGGTAACAGTCTCCGTCGCCAGTCTGGtggtgtgcgcctctctcgctctcgccaccagcagcggaTCTGGTAACTCTGCCGCGCTACTCACGTCAACCCCGCTCCTCTTCACGAGCTTTACATCCTTTGCCTCCCTCTCGGTGCTCACGCTGATGATACTGACACTGTTCTATCGGATGATAAGTGGGGGCTTCGTCTACTCCCCGCGAGAGACCGCGTATGTAGTGGACTGGATCCTCGACACTGTCTCTCGGCCCCTTGTGGAAGACACAGTGCATATACTGCTTGGGCCGAACAAGCGCCGTGAGCGCGGCAT harbors:
- a CDS encoding putative importin alpha → MFNNQEKKGAKQAVSTKAGAERRQRQLMSVRHRVHGEVMKLLRAEGQDDIDMLGGNGTAAQASNPEDVWSYDARSTPASVPLQLLPTLVNMCMNGPTDREVFQGTLLIRKILSVEKDPPYDVVTSSGVVPHLVNLLQREDYPELQFESAWALTNIAAGTSENTMMLVACGAIPRFVALLGSPNADCRDQSAWAIGNLSGEGAACRDEALSHGAMVALLNVLSVKEQPIHVLRNATWAVSNLCRCKPLPPLERVAIALPTLVDLLNSSDDQLIVDAAWGISYISDGPAERVQAVLEAGAVPRIVQLLSVPSTNVKLPAIRIIGNIAAGTDEQTQVIINSGALPAMAELLRHPKRALRKETCWTISNIAAGQPYQIEALVNSNVCIPILECLSAPELDVRKEAVWTIANITFCGSVAQVKYLVNIGVIPPLCETLRTYDPKIVTVALEAVQCFLQVGEDEKTSGGTEENIVAKQVMDCGGVDSIEQLQTHADKNVYSIALQILETFFTTEDEAGPMGDAMGADMVDFAQGNPNAGSGQFNF
- a CDS encoding putative RNA-binding protein, which translates into the protein MRDPTNTVWVGSYDPAFHSRSMLCRAFWPFGRVMEISIHDGKSYAFVHLRRTEEAKAAVDALIESRELGAAIFNYSKMHEYTEEEMNLPHDPSAVEEPPVTDPAPAAVPGARRQRDYDGSRDPRDERGAREAEHGRDAPLPPPRRARHEREAKEPSNVLWVGNLVPYITNEKLTEVFEVFGPISSVSRLGRSNMAFLHYETVEQCTMAIETMKGRPIEGVMLSLNYGHDAQHASDAAGGSGAGAEGPAGMAGHSYSNVPLTADGIPVNETPTNIIYLGHLPTDTDAKDVEDLFAPYDGFIFSKFVSSNGIGFGHFDTIDSSRVARAGLTNAMIKGTPIRVSFGKHNHTYTMADRRRIGEPALDNGGGEFNLDAMMRGPGAQLDGTTGALVAGSYGGGAGAGGALVLPAMGGGAAGGGIGGADTNVYARKREVPEMNMDNRLQSLLGSTYNNCGARGLEISPSQIQAVCQLVDNCASESACETLRQALMLYSPLRSVHVFNVVAKRMKEFPDDPHKRLFVLYAVTHVLLGVSTEYVPFTEAVLNAYLMVLLAASEGQTSSGMDRLTFIIESFQQHPFIEKKSNAGKEYEEQFRAQLDEITNRAKAEQDLRSLATRRRRRN